One window from the genome of Hippocampus zosterae strain Florida chromosome 7, ASM2543408v3, whole genome shotgun sequence encodes:
- the myo1g gene encoding unconventional myosin-Ig isoform X3 yields the protein MAEMEGLEFGKSDFVLLDEVTMDQFMENLKLRFEKGRIYTYIGDVVVSVNPYKQMDIYGKDAIDKYRGRELYENPPHLYAVSDAAYKVMKRRAKDTCIVISGESGAGKTEASKYIMQYIAAITNPSQRADVESVKNVLLKSNCVLEAFGNAKTNRNDNSSRFGKYMDINFNFNGDPMGGHINNYLLEKSRVVHQQQGERNFHSFYQFLRGGSKETMASCHLQSDPSAYVYTKEGAAATTCNNDYSSHKAVVHALEVIGFSKKEIQSIYQILASILHLGNVQFGCKDENVEVLDLEAVKHISELTGTDADDVIKSLLYRTVATGGGDVIEKGHTEEEACFGRDAFSKALYERLFGWIVGRINDVIEVKDYNPLIHGKNTVIGVLDIYGFEIFDNNSFEQFCINYCNEKLQQLFIELILQQEQAEYKREGIQWQDIDYFNNQIIVDLVEQQHKGLISILDEACLTVGKVTDTVCLDSMDVKLAHHPHYTSRKLTPTDKTMDFQKHFRIRHYAGDVTHNLAVSGPCPGHSP from the exons ATGGCAGAGATGGAGGGCCTCGAATTTGGGAAGTCAGACTTTGTGCTGCTGGATGAGGTGACCATGGATCAATTTATGGAGAATCTTAAATTGAG GTTTGAGAAAGGTCGGATTTACACCTACATCGGCGACGTGGTGGTCTCCGTCAACCCGTATAAGCAGATGGACATCTACGGGAAAGACGCCATCGACAAGTACCGTGGCCGCGAGCTCTACGAAAACCCACCTCACCTCTACGCCGTGTCCGACGCTGCCTACAAGGTGATGAAAAGACGAGCCAAAGACACTTGCATCGTCATATCAG gtgaaaGTGGTGCAGGGAAAACAGAAGCCAGTAAATACATCATGCAGTACATTGCGGCTATCACAAACCCAAGTCAGAGGGCAGACGTTGAAAG TGTAAAGAACGTGCTGCTCAAGTCCAACTGTGTTCTGGAGGCCTTTGGGAATGCCAAGACGAATCGTAACGACAACTCCAGCCGCTTTGGCAAGTACATGGAcatcaatttcaatttcaatggcGATCCCATGGGGGGCCACATTAACAACTACCTGCTGGAGAAG TCTCGGGTTGTTCACCAGCAGCAAGGCGAGAGAAACTTCCATTCCTTTTACCAG TTTTTACGAGGCGGATCAAAGGAAACAATGGCCTCGTGTCACCTGCAAAGCGATCCGAGCGCTTACGTGTACACCAAAGAGGGAGCTGCAGCCACT ACCTGCAACAACGATTACTCAAGTCACAAAGCGGTCGTTCATGCTCTGGAAGTGATTGGCTTCTCCAAAAAGGAAATTCAGTCCATTTATCAAATTCTAGCTTCCATCCTGCATCTT ggtaaTGTCCAGTTTGGGTGCAAGGATGAGAATGTTGAAGTTTTGGACCTTGAAGCCGTGAAGCACATCTCAGAGTTGACGGGCACAGACGCCGACGATGTCATCAAGAGCTTGCTGTACCGCACCGTGGCCACCGGTGGCGGCGACGTCATCGAAAAGGGACACACGGAAGAGGAGGCCTGCTTTGGGCGGGATGCTTTTAGCAAG GCTCTCTACGAGAGACTTTTCGGGTGGATCGTCGGCCGCATCAATGACGTCATTGAGGTCAAAGACTACAACCCATTGATTCATGGGAAAAATACCGTCATCGGTGTGCTGGATATTTATGGATTTGAGATATTTGACAACAACAG TTTCGAGCAGTTTTGCATCAACTACTGCAACGAAAAGCTGCAGCAACTGTTCATCGAGCTGATCCTCCAACAGGAACAAGCCGAATATAAGCGAGAGGGTATCCAGTGGCAAGAC ATTGACTACTTCAACAACCAGATCATCGTCGACCTGGTGGAGCAGCAGCACAAAGGGCTCATCTCCATTCTGGATGAAGCTTGTCTCACTGTCGGGAAGGTCACAGACACCGTGTGCCTGGACAGCATGGACGTCAAATTGGCGCACCACCCCCACTACACCTCCCGAAAG CTCACCCCGACCGACAAAACCATGGACTTCCAGAAGCATTTCCGGATCCGCCACTATGCCGGAGATGTCAC